The region GTTCACGGCCGCCATATCTTGCGCGGTTAACTCGGTAATTTGCTCTAGGTTCATTGTATTTTTTTCAGCTGTGTTTCTCTTCACCGCGTTGAGATCGCTGCTCACATCGGTACATGGCGGTAACTGTCCCCCTGATTGTACTTGAAAAACGGCTCAGATAAACGCCATGAAAGAAACTGTGCTTTTTTTCTTCTTTTTTCTGCTTCTGGTCTTATTCTGCTCTTGTCATATGCGGGATTATTGCGTAGAATTCGCGCCCTATTGTGAATATTTATAGCGCGCTCTGTACTAAATAGTTGGGCACGCGGAAAGCGGAGTTTTATATGTACGCGGTTTTCCAAAGTGGTGGTAAACAACACCGAGTAAGCGAAGGTCAAACCGTTCGCTTGGAAAAGCTGGACATCGCAACTGGTGAAGCGGTTGAGTTTGACCAGATTCTGATGATTGCTAATGGCGAAGATATCAAAATCGGCGTTCCTTTCGTCGATGGCGGTAAGATCAAAGCTGAAGTCGTTGCTCACGGTCGTGGCGAGAAAATTAAGATTGTTAAGTTTCGTCGTCGTAAGCACTACCGTAAGCAGCAGGGCCACCGTCAGTGGTTCACTGACGTTAAAATCACCGGCATCAGCGCTTAAGTTAGGAGAGCGGATTAATGGCACACAAAAAGGCTGGCGGCTCGACTCGTAACGGTCGCGATTCAGAAGCTAAACGTCTGGGCGTAAAACGCTTTGGCGGCGAAGCAGTACTGGCAGGCAGCATCATCGTTCGTCAGCGCGGCACCAAATTCCACGCTGGTACCAACGTGGGTTGCGGCAAAGACCACACTCTGTTTGCTTTGAAAGACGGTAAAGTCAAGTTCGAAGTTAAAGGCCCGAGCAATCGTAAATTCATCAGCATCGAAGCTGAATAATTTTTCGAGCCTTACTAAATAGATGTAAGCCCCGCAATTCGTTGCGGGGCTTTTTACATTTATGGGCTGCTTATGCATCGGCCCGTCAGCGCTGGCAAAGGTAAGATGGAAACGAAACAGCAGGTCGGAATTGGCATTTCTCTGGCGGTGACTACGGCAATTTGCTGGGGTGCGTTGCCGATTGCGATGAAAGAAGTGCTGGTCGTGATGGATCCGTTTACCATCGTTTGGTATCGATTTACCCTTGCCGCACTCGGCCTGGGGAGCATTCTGGCGATACGCGGCAGATTGCCTCCGGTGAAAATGTTCCGTCAGCCGCGCTGGCTGTTAATGTTGGCAATCGCCACGGCGGGCCTGCTGGGGAACTTTATCTTCTTCAGCTCTTCGTTGCAGTACCTCAGCCCGACGGCGTCGCAAGTGATCGGCCAACTGTCGCCGGTCGGTATGATGTTTGCCAGCGTGTTGATTTTAAAAGAGCGCATGCGCATCACTCAGGTGATTGGCGCGCTGATGTTGATCTGTGGGCTAATGCTGTTTTTCAATGTCAGCCTGATTGAGATCTTCACCCGCCTGACGGATTACACCCTTGGGGTGCTGCTGGGCGTTTGTGCGGCAGCGGTTTGGGTGACTTATGGCGTTGCGCAGAAAGTGTTGCTGCGCCGATTGGCTTCACCGCAGATCCTGGTAATGTTGTACACTTTATGTGCAGTGGCGCTGTTCCCTCTGGCCCGGCCAGAGATGATTTCCCAACTCAGTGGCTGGCAATTGGCTTGTCTGCTGTTTTGTGGCGCTAACACGCTGATTGGCTACGGTGCACTGGCGGAAGCCATGGCGCGCTGGCAGGCAGCGCAGGTGAGTGCGTTAGTCACGCTGACACCGCTGTTTACCCTGCTGTTTTCAGATTTATTGGCGCTGGCCTGGCCACACGTATTCGCCGCCCCGGCATTGAATGTCGTCGGCTATCTCGGTGCTTTCGTGGTGGTAGCGGGCGCCATGTTTTCCGCAATTGGTCACCGGTGGTGGCCGCGACGGGCAGAAACCAACCTGGTTGTTCCTTTAAAGCAGCCCGGTGAATGATTTACGGAGACGGTAAATGAAGTTTGTAGATGAAGCAGCGATTTTGGTCGTTGCAGGTGACGGTGGTAATGGTTGTGTCAGTTTCCGCCGTGAAAAGTATATCCCGAACGGTGGGCCGGATGGCGGCGATGGCGGCGATGGCGGCGATGTCTATCTGCTGGCGGACGAAAACCTCAATACCTTGATTGACTACCGCTTTGAGAAATCTTTCCGCGCCGAACGTGGCCAGAACGGCCAAAGCCGTGACTGTACCGGTAAGCGTGGCAAAGACATTATCGTCAAGGTGCCGGTCGGTACTCGCGTGCAGGATCAGGGCACCGGCGAGATCCTCGGTGACATGACCCGCCACGGCCAACAGTTGATGGTCGCTAAAGGCGGTTGGCACGGTCTGGGCAATACCCGTTTCAAATCCTCGGTTAACCGTGCGCCGCGTCAGAAGACGCTGGGTACTGCCGGTGAGGCCCGCGACATCCTGCTGGAGCTGCTGCTGCTGGCCGATGTCGGCATGCTAGGTCTGCCGAATGCCGGCAAGTCGACCTTCATCCGCGCGGTTTCCGCCGCCAAGCCAAAGGTTGCCGACTATCCGTTTACCACTCTGGTGCCAAGCCTGGGCGTGGTGCGTATGGATCACGAGCAGAGCTTCGTGGTGGCCGATATTCCGGGGTTGATTGAAGGCGCATCCGACGGCGCTGGCCTGGGTATTCGCTTCCTGAAGCATTTGGAACGCTGCCGCGTGTTGCTGCATCTGGTGGATATCGCTCCTATCGATGAGTCTGATCCGGTAGAAAATGCCAAAATCATCATCAATGAGTTGAACCAATACAGCGCAAATCTGGCGGACAAACCACGCTGGCTTGTTTTCAACAAGATTGATGTGATCGGTGAAGAAGAAGCTGCCGTGCGTGCCAAGGCGATTGCAGAAGCCATGGGTTGGGAAGGTAAGTACTACATGATCTCCGCCGTTAATCGTGAAGGCGTCAACGCGCTGTGCTGGGATGTCATGCAGTTTATCAACACGCAGCCGAAGGCGATGGCGATCGAAGAAAGCGCGCCTGAGAAAGTCGAGTTCATGTGGGACGATTACCACCGTGAACAGATCGCGGAAGTGGAAGCCGAAGCGGATGACGATTGGGATGACGACTGGGACGAAGATGACGACGAAGGCGTCGAAATCATCTACCAGAAATAATCTTGCGAAGAGAAGGGCCCAGTTTACAACGCTGGGCCCTTTTTTTATCGGCGTTATTTGTCCAGCACGTTTTCAGGTAGCCAGCATTGGGCATTCAGCCCGCTGGTATCCTGGCGATTCTCCAGCGTCAGACGGCCCTGATGCAACTGCACGATACGGGTCACGATATTCAGCCCCAGTCCGCTGCCGCCATAACGCTGATCCATACGGCGGAATGCCTGGGTGAGTTCGCTTGCCATATTTTCTTTAACGCCCGGGCCCTCATCAATCACCTGCAGCAGGTGGCCGCGGTCTTGCGGCATAAGCTTAACCTGGATGAGGCTGCCTTCGGGGCTGTAGCGGTGCGCATTTTCCACCAGGTTCCGCAACAACAGACGCAGCAGCACCGGGTCGCCATGAATTTTTGCCTCCGCAGGGAGTCGCCATTGCAGCTTTTGAGCGCGTTGAGCGGCCAGCTCGCCAAGCTCCTCCCGCAGTGGCTGAATCACATCGTTCACCCAATCAAAACGTTGATAGTGTCCGCTGGCAAAATCCTGCCCGGCACGCGACAGCATCAGCAGCTGTTCGACGGTATGCATCAACTGGTCAATGCGGGTAATCAGCGGTTTGCTTTGCTCAATACCCTGTTTTTCCATGAGCTCCAGATGCAGACGGATCCCCGCTAACGGCGTGCGCAGTTCATGTGCCGCGTCGGCGGTGAACAGCCGCTCCTGCTGGATGGTGTTGTCCAGGCGTGAGAACAGCTGATTGAGTGCGGTAGTGACCGCTTTCATTTCCAGGCTGTCACTGTTAAGGGGGAGCGGGGTCAGGTTATCGGCGGAACGTTTCTCCAGCCGTTGTTGCAGCTGATTGAGCGGGCGGATAATCCAGCTAATGGCCCAGAAAGAGGCCAGCAGCGTGACAATCATCATGATCAACGAAGGGGCGAGCAGCGAGGCTATCGCTTCGGCGATTTCGGTGTCGACACGTTCAGTGCGAACCTTGGCAGACAGCGTTTCATCCACCAGGAAGCTGATTTGCTCCTGGCTTTCATGCCACAACCAAAAGACGCTGATAAGCTGGGTGACCAGGAGGATCAGCGCCAGCATCAACAACAGACGACGGCGCATGCTGATCATGATGTGGATTCCAGGCGGTAACCGATACCGCGGACGGTGCGGATGCGGTCCTTGCCCAATTTGCGGCGCAGGTTATGGATATGCACTTCCAGCGTGTTGGAGCCTAAATCGTCCTGCCAGGTATAAAGGTCCTGCTGCAGCAATTCGCGATTGACCGTTTGCCCGGCGCGCATCATCAGGCGGGACAGGATGGCGAATTCTTTTGGCGTGACTTCAACCGGCTGTTGTTGAACGTAAACCTGCTGGCTGGAGAGATTGAGCTGGAGATCGTCCAACTGCATCAGGTTGTCGCTGTGGCCCTGATAACGGCGGATTAGGGCGCGCACGCGCGCCTGCAGCTCAACCAGCGCGAAGGGCTTCACCAGATAATCGTCAGCGCCGGCGTCCAGCCCGTCGACGCGGTCTTCCAGTGCGTCGCGGGCGGTGAGGATCAGCACCGGCAGATCGACTTGCTGGCGGCGCCACTGCCGCAGCAGGCTGGCGCCGTCCTGGTCGGGCAGGCCGAGATCGAGGATGATCATGCTGTATTGGCTGGTAATGAGCAGTGCATTGGCTTGCGCCGCGGTAGCGGCGCAGTCGCAGACATAGCCTTCGCTGGCTAAAGCCAGTGCCAGCCCTTGTTGCAACAGCTCATCGTCTTCCACAATCAGCAGTTTCATCCTGATCCTCAGTTATTTTGATAAATATCCCGGTACAAGCGGCTTTCGAAACGCACCAGCGGAGCGCGGCGCTGTTTCTGATCTTCCGGTGGTACGGCATAACCCGACAGGTATTGTACGAACGCAAAACGTTGGCCGCTGGCGGTGGTGATAAAGCCCGCCAGGTTATACACACCCTGCAGAGCGCCGGTTTTGGCGGAAACCTTGCCATCGACGCCGGCTTCGTGCAGCCCGCCACGGTAGCGCAGGGTGCCGTCGTAGCCGGACAGCGGCAGCATCGAAATAAAGTTCAGTTCGCTGTCATGCTGCGCAATGTACTGCAACGCCTGCATCATGGTTGCCGGGGCCAGCAGGTTATGGCGCGAGAGGCCAGAACCGTCCACCACTATGCTGTTGCCCAGATCAACCCCGGCCTTCTGACGCAGCACCTGACGTACGGCATCTGCGCCGGCGCGCCAGGTACCCGGAACGCCGAAACGTTCATGGCCGATAGTGCGAAACACGGTATCGGCGATCATGTTGTCCGATTTCTTCAGCATGATCTTCAGCAGTTCGTGCAGCGGCGCCGATTGCGTTTGCGCAATCACCGTGCCGGCCAGGCCAGGCTGAGTCTGGCGTTTCAGGTGGCCATCTATCTGGATGCCGGCTTGCGTCAGCTCATCTTTCAAGATAGCGCCGGCATAGCTGGCTCCGTCCTGAATGGCGAAGGCCAGCGGCAGCGGATCGCTGCGTTGGGTCAGACAACCGGTCAGGGTAAAGCGGTTCAATTCGCCCGGCACCACGTCCAGCTCACAGTATTGGGCGTCCGCAGAGCCTCTCGCCAGCGTTCGTACCTGGCTGAACATATTGACCGGGTAATAAGAGGCCACGCGTATAAAAGCCATATCGCCCGGGTTTGGCGCACTGTACAGCGATACCGAGAAGCAGTTGCGATCGACAATCGCCGCTGCCGGCGGTGCGCTGAAACACTGGGTCAGATCGTTCCACGGCCAGCCGGGAGCTTTGTCGTGGCTGGCGAATACCGACGTGTCGACCAGCACGTCGCCGGTAATCTGGCGCACGCCCTGTTTTTTCAGGATCGCCACCATATTGCGCAGGCTCTGGCGTTTAAAGGTGGGGTCGCCGCTGAAGCGGGCGATCAGATTGCCCCGCAGCACGCCGTCGCTGATATCGCCCTGGCTTTCCAGCGTGGTGGTGAAACGATAATCGGGGCCGAGCTGCAACAAGGCAGCCAGCGCCGTCAGTACCTTTTGGGTACTGGCCGGTAACGCCATTTGCTGTGAATGATAATCGATGGTCGGCGCATCGGCGCCGATCTTCTGAACTACCAGGGCAAGATTGGCCCCATCAGGCAAATATTGTGTGTAATCTTCCACCGGGGCCGCATTTGCATTCAGAACAAATGCGCAAGCCAATGCACTGACAATTCGTGAAAAACGCATAATCTCGGGATAACAGCTGGATAACGTGCCGTCATACTACGGTGCATTCAGGGCGAAAGTAAACGATGACCCTCAAGGAACTCTACGCTAAAATGCGTATCAAAATGCAAAATCGATCCTGACTTGGGCGAATGTCCCGAGTCAGGCTTCTTTTGTTTGTCGCCTGGAGGCGGGGGGATATACACCCACCGTTTTTTCATTCGAACACGTCAGGATGACGGTTATTTGAACAGGAAAGATTTAGAGGTATTCACTATATGAAACAGATTCCGATGACCTTGTTTGGCGCTGAAAAATTGCGCGAAGAGCTTGAATATCTGAAGGGCGTGCGCCGTCCGAAAATCATTGCGGACATCGCAGACGCCCGTGAACACGGCGATTTGAAAGAAAACGCAGAGTACCATGCAGCCCGTGAACAGCAGGGTTTTTGCGAAGGCCGCATTCAGGAAATTGAAGCCAAACTGTCGAACGCTCAGGTGATCGACATCACCAAGATGCCAAACAACGGCCGCGTGATTTTTGGCTCCACCGTTTCGGTGATGAACCTGGATAGCGAAGAAGAAGTGACTTACCGAATCGTGGGTGACGATGAGGCCGACTTCAAGAAAAATCTGATTTCGGTAAATTCGCCGATGGCACGCGGCTTGATCGGTAAAGAGCAGGATGATGTGGTCGTCATTAAAACCCCGGGCGGCGATGTCGATTACGAGATCCTGAAGGTTGAATATCTCTGAGATACGCCCGATCGTTCAGAAATTCGCCAGGGTTTTGTAAAGAAAGGAAAAAGGCCGCATGCGGCCTTTTATCTGAGTCAGGCGCATGG is a window of Serratia plymuthica DNA encoding:
- the rplU gene encoding 50S ribosomal protein L21, giving the protein MYAVFQSGGKQHRVSEGQTVRLEKLDIATGEAVEFDQILMIANGEDIKIGVPFVDGGKIKAEVVAHGRGEKIKIVKFRRRKHYRKQQGHRQWFTDVKITGISA
- the rpmA gene encoding 50S ribosomal protein L27, with amino-acid sequence MAHKKAGGSTRNGRDSEAKRLGVKRFGGEAVLAGSIIVRQRGTKFHAGTNVGCGKDHTLFALKDGKVKFEVKGPSNRKFISIEAE
- a CDS encoding DMT family transporter — translated: METKQQVGIGISLAVTTAICWGALPIAMKEVLVVMDPFTIVWYRFTLAALGLGSILAIRGRLPPVKMFRQPRWLLMLAIATAGLLGNFIFFSSSLQYLSPTASQVIGQLSPVGMMFASVLILKERMRITQVIGALMLICGLMLFFNVSLIEIFTRLTDYTLGVLLGVCAAAVWVTYGVAQKVLLRRLASPQILVMLYTLCAVALFPLARPEMISQLSGWQLACLLFCGANTLIGYGALAEAMARWQAAQVSALVTLTPLFTLLFSDLLALAWPHVFAAPALNVVGYLGAFVVVAGAMFSAIGHRWWPRRAETNLVVPLKQPGE
- the cgtA gene encoding Obg family GTPase CgtA, whose amino-acid sequence is MKFVDEAAILVVAGDGGNGCVSFRREKYIPNGGPDGGDGGDGGDVYLLADENLNTLIDYRFEKSFRAERGQNGQSRDCTGKRGKDIIVKVPVGTRVQDQGTGEILGDMTRHGQQLMVAKGGWHGLGNTRFKSSVNRAPRQKTLGTAGEARDILLELLLLADVGMLGLPNAGKSTFIRAVSAAKPKVADYPFTTLVPSLGVVRMDHEQSFVVADIPGLIEGASDGAGLGIRFLKHLERCRVLLHLVDIAPIDESDPVENAKIIINELNQYSANLADKPRWLVFNKIDVIGEEEAAVRAKAIAEAMGWEGKYYMISAVNREGVNALCWDVMQFINTQPKAMAIEESAPEKVEFMWDDYHREQIAEVEAEADDDWDDDWDEDDDEGVEIIYQK
- the pmrB gene encoding two-component system sensor histidine kinase PmrB, which encodes MISMRRRLLLMLALILLVTQLISVFWLWHESQEQISFLVDETLSAKVRTERVDTEIAEAIASLLAPSLIMMIVTLLASFWAISWIIRPLNQLQQRLEKRSADNLTPLPLNSDSLEMKAVTTALNQLFSRLDNTIQQERLFTADAAHELRTPLAGIRLHLELMEKQGIEQSKPLITRIDQLMHTVEQLLMLSRAGQDFASGHYQRFDWVNDVIQPLREELGELAAQRAQKLQWRLPAEAKIHGDPVLLRLLLRNLVENAHRYSPEGSLIQVKLMPQDRGHLLQVIDEGPGVKENMASELTQAFRRMDQRYGGSGLGLNIVTRIVQLHQGRLTLENRQDTSGLNAQCWLPENVLDK
- the pmrA gene encoding two-component system response regulator PmrA, giving the protein MKLLIVEDDELLQQGLALALASEGYVCDCAATAAQANALLITSQYSMIILDLGLPDQDGASLLRQWRRQQVDLPVLILTARDALEDRVDGLDAGADDYLVKPFALVELQARVRALIRRYQGHSDNLMQLDDLQLNLSSQQVYVQQQPVEVTPKEFAILSRLMMRAGQTVNRELLQQDLYTWQDDLGSNTLEVHIHNLRRKLGKDRIRTVRGIGYRLESTS
- the dacB gene encoding serine-type D-Ala-D-Ala carboxypeptidase is translated as MRFSRIVSALACAFVLNANAAPVEDYTQYLPDGANLALVVQKIGADAPTIDYHSQQMALPASTQKVLTALAALLQLGPDYRFTTTLESQGDISDGVLRGNLIARFSGDPTFKRQSLRNMVAILKKQGVRQITGDVLVDTSVFASHDKAPGWPWNDLTQCFSAPPAAAIVDRNCFSVSLYSAPNPGDMAFIRVASYYPVNMFSQVRTLARGSADAQYCELDVVPGELNRFTLTGCLTQRSDPLPLAFAIQDGASYAGAILKDELTQAGIQIDGHLKRQTQPGLAGTVIAQTQSAPLHELLKIMLKKSDNMIADTVFRTIGHERFGVPGTWRAGADAVRQVLRQKAGVDLGNSIVVDGSGLSRHNLLAPATMMQALQYIAQHDSELNFISMLPLSGYDGTLRYRGGLHEAGVDGKVSAKTGALQGVYNLAGFITTASGQRFAFVQYLSGYAVPPEDQKQRRAPLVRFESRLYRDIYQNN
- the greA gene encoding transcription elongation factor GreA, whose protein sequence is MKQIPMTLFGAEKLREELEYLKGVRRPKIIADIADAREHGDLKENAEYHAAREQQGFCEGRIQEIEAKLSNAQVIDITKMPNNGRVIFGSTVSVMNLDSEEEVTYRIVGDDEADFKKNLISVNSPMARGLIGKEQDDVVVIKTPGGDVDYEILKVEYL